A window from Elusimicrobiota bacterium encodes these proteins:
- the bcp gene encoding thioredoxin-dependent thiol peroxidase — translation MLKVGDRAPAFSVADQNGKKQRLSDYKGSFVVLFFYPKDMTPGCTVEACGFRDGYGGFKKKGAVVLGVSKDSVLSHTKFAQKHDLPFPLLADENGDILKAYGAWGEKSMYGKKYMGILRVTYVIGPTGKIVAVFPKVKPALHPDEVLAVL, via the coding sequence ATGTTAAAAGTGGGCGATCGGGCCCCCGCTTTTTCGGTGGCGGACCAAAATGGAAAGAAGCAGCGTCTTTCTGATTACAAAGGATCTTTTGTCGTTCTCTTTTTTTATCCCAAAGATATGACCCCGGGGTGTACGGTGGAGGCCTGTGGGTTTCGCGACGGGTATGGGGGTTTTAAAAAGAAGGGAGCGGTGGTTTTGGGCGTCAGCAAAGACTCCGTTTTGTCGCACACGAAATTCGCTCAGAAACATGATCTGCCTTTCCCTCTTCTTGCGGATGAAAATGGGGATATCCTGAAAGCCTATGGCGCCTGGGGGGAAAAATCAATGTACGGAAAGAAATATATGGGCATCTTGCGCGTAACCTACGTGATCGGGCCCACCGGTAAAATTGTGGCGGTTTTTCCTAAAGTCAAACCGGCCCTTCATCCGGATGAGGTTTTGGCTGTTCTTTGA
- a CDS encoding DUF2203 domain-containing protein: MPNGYFTLDEAQAALPQLTEWLGEARELKRRSDVKIALWRDRVPEGPVDMALARGEVEFLLAEVGRRLDLIREFGCLVKDIDQGLLDFPAWIPGDGKVYLCWKLGEERVSFWHALSEGFDGRKPVNAALFSLRKFS; this comes from the coding sequence ATGCCGAATGGATATTTTACTTTAGACGAAGCCCAAGCCGCGTTGCCCCAATTGACGGAATGGTTGGGGGAAGCGCGTGAGTTAAAGCGTCGTTCGGATGTTAAAATTGCTCTCTGGCGGGATCGGGTTCCGGAAGGGCCCGTTGATATGGCCTTAGCGCGCGGGGAGGTGGAGTTCCTGTTGGCCGAGGTGGGACGCCGATTGGATTTAATCCGCGAGTTCGGGTGTTTGGTGAAAGACATTGACCAGGGACTTCTTGACTTTCCGGCCTGGATCCCCGGGGATGGAAAAGTTTATTTGTGTTGGAAGCTTGGTGAGGAGCGTGTTTCTTTTTGGCACGCCCTTTCTGAAGGATTTGATGGCCGGAAACCTGTGAACGCTGCCCTTTTTTCTCTCCGAAAGTTTTCTTAA
- the folE gene encoding GTP cyclohydrolase I FolE: protein MTSSPEISPTSSHRTSRSLATLAKEMLVLLGEDPQRQGLIRTPERVAKAWEDLTEGYRVDVDQLINRALFDEEYSEMVVVRDIKFYSLCEHHMLPFFGVCHVAYVPNGKIIGLSKIPKLVKAFSRRLQVQERLTNEIADIFMRKVAPLGVGVIMEARHMCMEMRGAESLNSPTVTSSMVGLFRTDGRTRDEFLALIHPK, encoded by the coding sequence ATGACCTCTTCTCCTGAAATTTCCCCAACATCTTCTCACCGCACTTCCCGTTCTCTGGCTACGTTAGCAAAGGAAATGTTGGTGTTGCTGGGGGAAGATCCCCAGCGCCAGGGGCTTATTCGAACCCCCGAACGCGTGGCCAAGGCTTGGGAAGATCTGACGGAGGGGTACCGGGTGGATGTGGATCAACTGATTAATCGGGCTCTTTTTGATGAAGAGTACAGCGAGATGGTGGTGGTGCGTGACATTAAATTTTATTCCTTGTGCGAACATCACATGCTTCCGTTCTTTGGCGTTTGTCACGTGGCGTATGTCCCTAATGGAAAGATTATTGGTCTCTCTAAAATCCCTAAGCTCGTGAAGGCGTTTTCCCGGCGTTTACAGGTTCAAGAACGGTTGACCAACGAGATCGCCGATATTTTTATGCGCAAGGTCGCTCCTCTGGGGGTGGGGGTAATTATGGAGGCTCGGCATATGTGTATGGAAATGCGGGGAGCTGAAAGTCTGAACAGCCCTACCGTGACGAGTTCGATGGTGGGACTTTTTCGAACCGATGGCCGCACGCGGGACGAATTTTTAGCTTTGATTCACCCCAAATAA